The Triticum aestivum cultivar Chinese Spring chromosome 7B, IWGSC CS RefSeq v2.1, whole genome shotgun sequence genome window below encodes:
- the LOC123160354 gene encoding sphinganine C4-monooxygenase 1, protein MAFAVSDELLGTFVPIAVYWLYSGLYIVMDRMEIDDYRLHPKGEEEVKNVVSKWTVVKGVLVQQGFQIAVSLLLFTIIGDDSGTVRKQPPALVIALQFIIAMFVMDTWQYFMHRYMHINKFLYKHIHSKHHTLVVPYAFGALYNHPLEGLILDTIGGALSFLVAGMTPRTSIFFFSFATIKTVDDHCGLWLPGNILHVLFSNNSAYHDIHHQLYGNKYNFSQPFFVMWDKILGTYMPYTLEERKGGGLEARPVNLGLAVQSKSD, encoded by the exons ATGGCGTTTGCGGTCTCCGACGAGCTGCTGGGCACATTCGTGCCGATTGCGGTGTACTGGCTCTATTCGGGGCTGTACATCGTGATGGACAGGATGGAGATCGACGACTACCGGCTCCACCccaaaggggaggaggaggtgaaGAACGTCGTCTCCAAGTGGACGGTCGTCAAGGGCGTCCTCGTGCAGCAGGGGTTTCAGATTGCCGTCTCACTTCTCCTGTTCACG ATAATTGGTGATGACAGTGGTACTGTGAGAAAGCAGCCTCCCGCCCTGGTGATAGCACTGCAATTTATCATCGCAATGTTTGTTATGGACACATGGCAGTACTTCATGCACAGATACATGCACATCAACAAGTTCTTGTACAAGCATATCCACTCGAAGCATCACACTCTTGTGGTTCCATACGCGTTTGGCGCTCTTTACAACCATCCCCTCGAGGGCCTCATTTTGGACACGATTGGTGGCGCCCTCTCGTTCCTCGTCGCCGGAATGACTCCTAGGACGTCCATATTCTTCTTCTCATTCGCAACCATCAAGACCGTCGATGATCACTGCGGCCTGTGGCTTCCTGGGAATATCCTCCACGTGCTGTTCAGCAACAACAGCGCTTACCATGACATCCACCACCAGCTCTACGGCAACAAGTACAACTTCTCGCAGCCGTTCTTCGTCATGTGGGACAAGATCCTCGGGACCTACATGCCATACACTCTGGAGGAACGCAAGGGAGGAGGTTTGGAGGCGCGCCCTGTTAATCTCGGCCTCGCAGTGCAGAGCAAGTCTGACTAA